A window from Mangifera indica cultivar Alphonso chromosome 2, CATAS_Mindica_2.1, whole genome shotgun sequence encodes these proteins:
- the LOC123202107 gene encoding benzyl alcohol O-benzoyltransferase, translating to MAPPSSSLVFTVRRCEPELIVPAKPTPHDLKLLSDIDDQDGLRFQIPVIQFYRYNPSMQGKDPVKVIREAIAKTLAFYYPFAGRLREGPKRKLMVDCTGEGVLFIEANADVTLDQFGDSLQPPFPGLEQLLYDVPGSAGVVNSPLLLIQVTRLKCGGFIFALRLNHTMSDAAGLAQFMSAVGEISRGAEAPSVPPVWERHVLDARNPPRVTCTHHEYDEVADIKGTIIPLDDMDHRSFFFGPSEISAIRKCVPLHLRGCSTFEILTACLWRCRTIALQPDPTEEMRIICIVNSRSKFNPPLPSGYYGNGFAFPVALTTADKLCKNPLGYALELVRQAKADVTEEYMRSVADLMVIKGRPHFTVVRSYLVSDVTRAGFGDADFGWGKAVYGGPAKGGVGAIPGVASFYIPFRNKKGEDGIVVPFCLPAPAMVRFVKELDSILNGQTVDSESKSTLIISAL from the exons ATGGCGCCACCATCCTCCTCCCTTGTTTTCACAGTGCGTAGATGCGAACCTGAGCTTATTGTCCCTGCAAAACCTACCCCTCACGATCTGAAACTACTCTCAGACATTGACGATCAAGATGGCCTTCGTTTTCAGATTCCTGTGATTCAATTTTACAGGTACAATCCTTCAATGCAAGGGAAAGATCCGGTGAAGGTGATCCGAGAGGCCATTGCGAAAACTCTAGCTTTTTATTATCCATTTGCTGGTAGGCTTCGAGAAGGGCCTAAACGTAAACTTATGGTGGATTGTACTGGAGAGGGTGTTTTGTTCATTGAGGCTAACGCCGATGTTACACTTGACCAATTTGGAGATTCGCTTCAGCCTCCATTTCCAGGCTTGGAACAACTTCTTTATGATGTTCCTGGCTCTGCTGGGGTGGTCAATTCCCCTTTGTTACTTATTCAG GTGACACGTCTCAAGTGCGGTGGTTTCATATTCGCGCTCCGGCTGAATCACACAATGAGTGATGCAGCAGGTTTAGCGCAGTTCATGTCGGCAGTTGGTGAGATATCACGTGGGGCTGAAGCTCCCTCTGTCCCACCAGTTTGGGAAAGACACGTTCTTGACGCTCGTAACCCACCACGTGTCACTTGTACTCACCACGAATACGATGAAGTAGCTGACATCAAAGGCACGATCATACCACTCGATGACATGGACCACCGTTCTTTCTTTTTCGGCCCCTCCGAAATTTCCGCTATTAGAAAATGTGTCCCTCTTCATCTCCGCGGTTGCTCCACTTTTGAAATACTCACCGCTTGTCTCTGGCGTTGCCGAACTATTGCTCTCCAGCCAGACCCCACTGAAGAAATGCGTATAATATGTATCGTAAATTCACGTTCTAAGTTTAACCCTCCATTGCCTTCAGGTTATTACGGTAATGGGTTTGCATTTCCTGTTGCTTTAACCACTGCGGATAAGCTTTGTAAAAATCCCTTGGGGTATGCTTTGGAGTTGGTGAGACAGGCTAAAGCTGATGTGACAGAGGAATACATGAGGTCGGTGGCAGATCTAATGGTGATAAAGGGTAGACCACATTTTACAGTAGTGAGATCATATCTTGTATCAGATGTAACAAGGGCTGGATTTGGAGATGCTGATTTTGGTTGGGGGAAAGCGGTGTATGGTGGACCTGCCAAAGGTGGAGTGGGAGCCATTCCTGGAGTGGCTAGTTTTTATATACCTTTTAGGAACAAGAAAGGAGAGGATGGGATTGTGGTGCCATTTTGCTTGCCTGCTCCTGCCATGGTCAGATTTGTCAAGGAGCTTGACAGCATCTTGAATGGCCAAACAGTTGATAGTGAGAGTAAATCCACTCTTATCATTTCTGCTTTGTAA